One Sinorhizobium mexicanum genomic region harbors:
- a CDS encoding YicC/YloC family endoribonuclease has translation MPLQSMTGFARREGSSGRHRWAWELRSVNGKGLDIRLRLPQGLERFEPDCRRLASEYFARGNLQIGLNVSGGEAAVEAVVNQGALSAVLRLREQLGDLVDPAPLKFDTLLSIRGIVDFREPEESESERAARDADILSGLGLALGDLRSMREEEGAALGQILLAHVDRIERLTVGVERDPSRSPSAIAERLAQQVALLMEGVSSLDRERLHAEVALLATKADLREEIDRLGSHVAAARDLLAKGGPVGRKLDFLAQEFNRESNTICSKSNAAAVSAAGIELKVVIDQFREQVQNLE, from the coding sequence ATGCCGCTCCAATCGATGACTGGCTTTGCGAGGAGAGAAGGCAGCAGCGGACGCCATCGCTGGGCCTGGGAACTGCGGTCGGTTAACGGCAAGGGGCTCGATATTCGCCTTCGCTTGCCACAGGGTCTTGAACGCTTCGAGCCCGACTGCCGGCGCCTTGCCTCGGAATATTTCGCCCGCGGCAATCTACAGATCGGCCTCAACGTCAGCGGTGGCGAGGCCGCCGTCGAGGCCGTCGTCAACCAGGGTGCATTGTCCGCCGTATTGAGGCTTCGAGAGCAGCTTGGCGATCTCGTCGATCCCGCGCCGCTGAAGTTCGATACGCTGCTCTCGATCCGCGGCATCGTCGACTTTCGGGAGCCGGAAGAAAGCGAAAGCGAGCGCGCCGCACGCGACGCCGATATCCTCTCCGGCTTGGGGCTCGCCCTTGGGGACCTGCGGTCCATGCGCGAAGAGGAGGGGGCGGCGCTCGGCCAGATCCTGCTTGCGCATGTGGATCGCATCGAGCGACTGACGGTCGGCGTGGAGAGGGACCCGTCCCGGAGCCCTTCCGCGATCGCCGAACGGCTGGCGCAGCAAGTGGCGCTTTTGATGGAGGGTGTGTCCTCCCTCGACCGCGAAAGACTGCATGCGGAGGTTGCGTTGCTTGCCACGAAGGCGGACCTCAGAGAGGAAATCGACCGCCTCGGTTCGCATGTCGCCGCTGCTCGCGATCTTCTCGCAAAGGGCGGCCCTGTCGGCCGCAAGCTGGATTTCCTTGCACAGGAATTTAACCGCGAATCGAATACGATCTGTTCGAAATCGAATGCCGCCGCGGTTTCGGCCGCCGGAATCGAGTTGAAGGTCGTGATCGATCAGTTTCGCGAGCAGGTTCAGAATCTGGAGTAA
- a CDS encoding LPS-assembly protein LptD — MAAGNRKRMKLTNAALLAGVALHTLAMGMTAPVLAQDTSARIDSLQPNIPADAKLLLSANELIYNRDAETVTARGNVQIAYGGYRMVARQVTYDQKSGRIIATGEIQLVEPDGNIVYADKMDVTDDFGNGFVQALRIETTDLTRLAAESGERRNGEEFILNKAVYTACTPCNIKPEHRSLWHIKAERVIQNGRTHTIRLEHAYFELFGKPIAYIPAMEIPDHTVKRKSGFLFPKFRYTQKLGAGVGVPYYWAISPYMDATVTATGLTRQGFLLEGEFRQSFHNGLHTLNVAGISQLDRDQFTPGTVDAEETNRGMVASKGDFRINPRWTFGWNVLVQSDANFAKTYDLESFDGTTYTNQAYLTGLGKRNYFDLRAFYFDIQDADPDSIEENQQPAAQVLDYSYFAPESVLGGELSADVNFTNVKRNRLDSINVLGVERFRGLEGTAHRLTADLEWKRTFIAPGGLVLTPLLAARGDALGLNMDDPGPGYTGDYTNSDAATRRMLTAGLEARYPILFAGENSSHVLEPIGQIYVRPDEQHAGGLPNEDAQSFVFDATNLFDRDKFSGFDRIEGGTRANLGIRYTGSFDNGYGLRAIAGQSFHLGGLNSFATDDLVKVGADSGLETKSSDYVAMVGVDAPYGLMASLSGRLDESDFALRRADATVGYLGLTWQAALTYTRIEAQPTYGSPSDQDEIQTAAAYRFQDYWSVFGALTYDINNDVISRNGFGITYDDQDTLFSIVYTQERDTDSSVANDWSIGARISFRTLGDINVGDTTFKELDYY, encoded by the coding sequence GTGGCGGCAGGCAACCGCAAACGCATGAAGCTGACCAATGCTGCCCTGCTCGCAGGCGTGGCGTTGCATACACTTGCCATGGGAATGACTGCGCCTGTCCTGGCGCAGGACACATCGGCGCGAATCGATTCGCTGCAGCCGAACATTCCGGCTGACGCAAAGCTGCTGCTGTCGGCCAATGAGCTCATCTACAATCGCGACGCGGAAACTGTCACTGCGCGCGGTAACGTTCAGATCGCATACGGCGGCTACAGGATGGTCGCCCGTCAAGTCACGTACGACCAAAAGTCGGGGCGGATCATCGCGACCGGCGAGATCCAGCTGGTCGAGCCGGACGGCAATATTGTCTATGCTGACAAGATGGACGTCACCGACGACTTCGGCAACGGTTTCGTCCAGGCCCTGCGGATCGAGACGACCGATCTGACGCGACTGGCGGCGGAAAGCGGTGAGCGGCGCAACGGCGAAGAGTTCATTCTCAACAAGGCTGTCTACACCGCCTGCACGCCCTGCAACATCAAGCCGGAGCACCGTTCCCTGTGGCACATCAAGGCGGAGCGTGTAATCCAGAACGGCAGGACGCACACGATTCGGCTGGAACACGCCTATTTCGAGCTCTTCGGCAAGCCGATCGCCTATATTCCGGCAATGGAGATCCCGGACCACACGGTCAAGCGCAAGAGCGGGTTTCTGTTTCCGAAGTTCCGCTATACGCAGAAACTTGGCGCCGGCGTGGGCGTCCCTTACTACTGGGCGATCTCGCCCTATATGGACGCAACGGTCACCGCGACAGGTCTGACGCGGCAAGGGTTCTTGCTCGAGGGCGAGTTCCGTCAATCGTTCCATAACGGTTTGCACACGCTGAACGTAGCCGGCATCAGCCAGCTCGACAGGGACCAGTTCACGCCCGGCACCGTCGATGCCGAGGAAACCAATCGCGGTATGGTGGCGTCGAAGGGCGATTTCCGGATCAATCCGCGCTGGACCTTCGGCTGGAACGTGCTCGTCCAATCGGACGCCAACTTTGCCAAGACCTATGATCTGGAGAGCTTCGACGGCACGACCTATACCAATCAGGCCTATCTGACCGGCCTCGGCAAGCGCAACTACTTCGACCTGCGCGCCTTCTATTTCGACATCCAGGACGCCGACCCCGACAGCATCGAGGAAAATCAGCAGCCTGCCGCTCAGGTCCTCGACTACTCCTACTTCGCGCCGGAGTCCGTGCTGGGCGGCGAGCTCAGCGCAGACGTGAACTTCACGAACGTCAAGCGCAACCGGCTGGACAGCATCAACGTCCTGGGCGTCGAGCGTTTCCGCGGCCTTGAAGGCACCGCGCACCGTCTGACTGCGGACCTCGAATGGAAGCGGACATTCATTGCGCCCGGGGGTCTCGTGTTGACGCCATTGCTGGCGGCACGCGGCGACGCCTTGGGCCTCAACATGGACGACCCGGGCCCCGGCTACACCGGCGACTACACGAATAGCGACGCCGCAACGCGGCGCATGCTGACCGCGGGTCTCGAAGCACGCTACCCGATCCTCTTTGCCGGCGAGAACAGCAGCCACGTGCTGGAGCCGATCGGCCAGATCTATGTCCGGCCGGACGAACAGCATGCCGGCGGACTCCCGAACGAAGACGCGCAGAGCTTCGTCTTCGATGCAACCAACCTTTTCGATCGCGATAAGTTCTCTGGCTTCGATCGTATCGAGGGCGGAACGCGCGCCAACCTTGGCATTCGCTATACCGGAAGTTTCGACAATGGTTACGGCTTGCGCGCGATCGCCGGCCAGTCGTTCCACCTCGGCGGGCTCAACTCCTTCGCAACCGACGATCTCGTCAAGGTCGGAGCGGATTCGGGACTGGAAACCAAGAGTTCGGATTATGTGGCGATGGTCGGCGTCGACGCGCCCTACGGTCTGATGGCAAGTCTCTCCGGGCGGCTCGACGAGAGCGACTTTGCTCTGCGCCGCGCCGACGCCACCGTCGGCTATCTTGGCCTGACATGGCAGGCGGCCCTGACCTATACGCGGATCGAAGCACAGCCGACCTACGGATCGCCCTCCGACCAGGACGAAATCCAGACGGCCGCTGCCTACCGCTTCCAAGATTATTGGTCGGTGTTCGGAGCGTTGACCTATGACATCAACAATGATGTCATTTCCCGCAACGGCTTCGGCATCACCTATGACGATCAGGATACGTTGTTCTCGATTGTCTACACGCAGGAGCGCGATACCGACAGTTCGGTCGCAAACGACTGGTCAATCGGCGCGCGCATCAGCTTCCGGACGCTTGGCGACATCAACGTTGGCGATACCACGTTCAAAGAACTGGACTACTATTGA
- the rsmA gene encoding 16S rRNA (adenine(1518)-N(6)/adenine(1519)-N(6))-dimethyltransferase RsmA — MAALDGLPPLRDVIQRHGLDAKKALGQNFLLDLNLTQKIARTAGPLDDATVIEVGPGPGGLTRAILALGAKKVVAVERDARCLPALAEIAAHYPGRLDVIEADALKVPFKTLADGPVRIIANLPYNVGTQLLVNWLLPEQWPPFWQSMTLMFQREVGLRIVAGADDDHYGRLGVLCGWRTKARMAFDVSPQAFTPPPKVTSSVVHLEPIADPIPCSVSTLEKVTQAAFGQRRKMLRQSLKSLGGEALLARADIDPQRRAETLTVEEFCRLANCLSG; from the coding sequence ATGGCGGCGCTCGACGGTCTGCCGCCGCTCAGAGATGTCATCCAGCGTCACGGTCTCGATGCGAAGAAGGCGCTCGGTCAGAATTTCCTGCTGGACCTCAATCTCACCCAGAAGATCGCCCGCACGGCCGGTCCGCTCGACGACGCGACCGTCATCGAAGTCGGCCCGGGCCCGGGTGGCCTAACCAGGGCGATCCTGGCACTGGGCGCCAAGAAGGTCGTCGCGGTCGAACGCGACGCCCGCTGCCTGCCGGCGCTCGCCGAAATCGCCGCCCATTACCCTGGACGGCTCGATGTGATCGAGGCCGACGCACTGAAGGTGCCTTTCAAAACGCTCGCCGACGGTCCGGTGCGCATCATCGCCAATCTGCCCTACAACGTCGGCACGCAGCTTCTCGTCAACTGGCTGCTGCCGGAGCAATGGCCGCCGTTCTGGCAGTCGATGACGTTGATGTTCCAGCGCGAGGTCGGTCTGCGGATCGTGGCGGGTGCCGACGACGATCACTATGGCCGGCTCGGCGTTCTGTGCGGCTGGCGAACGAAGGCGCGCATGGCTTTCGACGTCTCGCCGCAAGCCTTCACCCCCCCGCCCAAGGTCACCTCGTCGGTCGTCCATCTGGAGCCGATTGCCGATCCGATCCCGTGCTCTGTCTCCACGCTTGAGAAAGTGACGCAGGCCGCCTTCGGCCAGCGCCGCAAAATGCTGCGCCAGAGCCTGAAAAGCCTGGGTGGTGAGGCGCTGCTGGCAAGGGCGGACATCGATCCCCAAAGACGCGCGGAAACGCTGACGGTCGAGGAATTCTGCCGATTGGCGAATTGCCTCAGCGGTTAG
- the lptF gene encoding LPS export ABC transporter permease LptF produces the protein MKLIERYIFRRAATMFLATLLPLMGIVWTTQALTNVNLVTDSGQSIFAFLKLATLILPSVVPIILPFALVIGVTQTLSAMNTDSELTVLNAAGSSRMAIIRPVIYLAVGLSVLSFAIDNFVEPYSRVAVRRMIATAHADLLSAVVQENAFRKITDGLYVQVGARRSGGVLQGIFVADSRNPNFELVYYAREGAVDEQSSALVMKDGEVHRKLPDGGVSVIKFDSYAFDLTDMTKAVGEANIRAKDRDLFYLLSPDPNDPAYKRAPLAFTAELHKRFTEWTYPLLFALIALVVSSDARSHREARVHPMISALGAALVIRWMTFYAANSAEDSVWFIPLMYFIPLAAGAFAIHQLVSNRRLDIPMTWREKLSELMIRLRFMRPAGADGEQAS, from the coding sequence ATGAAGCTGATTGAACGCTACATCTTCCGACGCGCCGCGACCATGTTCCTCGCAACGCTACTGCCGCTGATGGGCATCGTCTGGACGACTCAGGCGCTCACGAACGTGAACCTGGTCACCGACAGCGGTCAGTCGATCTTCGCCTTCCTGAAACTTGCGACGCTGATTCTGCCGTCGGTCGTTCCGATCATACTTCCGTTCGCGCTCGTGATCGGCGTGACGCAGACGCTCAGCGCAATGAATACCGATTCGGAGCTGACGGTGCTGAACGCAGCCGGCAGCTCCCGCATGGCGATTATCCGGCCGGTCATCTATCTTGCCGTCGGATTGAGCGTGCTGTCCTTTGCCATCGACAACTTCGTCGAGCCCTATTCACGTGTCGCGGTGCGCCGAATGATCGCGACAGCCCATGCCGACCTGCTCTCCGCTGTTGTCCAGGAGAACGCCTTCCGCAAGATCACCGATGGGCTTTATGTCCAGGTGGGCGCTCGCCGCAGCGGCGGCGTCCTGCAGGGCATCTTCGTTGCCGATTCGCGCAATCCGAATTTCGAGCTCGTCTATTACGCTCGCGAGGGCGCTGTCGACGAGCAAAGCTCGGCTCTGGTGATGAAGGATGGCGAGGTCCACCGCAAGCTGCCGGATGGCGGCGTCTCCGTCATCAAGTTCGACTCCTATGCCTTCGACCTGACCGACATGACCAAAGCCGTGGGGGAGGCCAACATCCGCGCCAAGGATCGCGACCTTTTCTACCTGCTGAGCCCGGACCCGAACGATCCGGCCTACAAGCGGGCGCCGCTGGCCTTCACGGCGGAACTCCACAAGCGCTTCACGGAATGGACCTATCCGCTGCTGTTCGCCCTTATTGCGCTCGTCGTCAGCAGCGATGCGCGCTCTCACCGCGAGGCGCGCGTGCACCCGATGATCAGCGCGCTCGGAGCGGCGCTTGTGATCCGGTGGATGACGTTTTATGCGGCAAACAGTGCCGAGGATTCCGTCTGGTTCATTCCGCTCATGTATTTCATTCCGCTCGCAGCCGGCGCATTTGCGATCCATCAACTGGTCAGCAATCGCAGGCTCGACATACCGATGACATGGCGGGAAAAACTGTCCGAACTCATGATCCGCCTCCGCTTCATGCGGCCGGCGGGCGCTGATGGGGAACAGGCTTCATGA
- the pdxA gene encoding 4-hydroxythreonine-4-phosphate dehydrogenase PdxA has protein sequence MNKTSGRPIALTMGDPAGIGPDISLAVWARRETRPTPPFVLIGDPAVLSARAKALGQAVRITETDCLGACPAFLDALPVLPVRCAAPVVAGRPDVANASAVIAAIDTAVRLAMAGEATAVATNPIAKAVLYEAGFRFPGHTEYLAHLAEKATGTPALPVMMLAGPKLRAVPVTIHIPLKDVPGALTQELIHQTCATTAADLKNRFGLSRPRLAVAGLNPHAGEGGALGLEDDALIRPVINRLRAEGLDVVGPLPADTMFHDRARETYDAAICMYHDQALIPAKALGFDDSVNVTLGLPFIRTSPDHGTAFGIAGQGIAREDSLLAALHLAAELAANTEGTHR, from the coding sequence ATGAACAAGACGAGCGGCAGGCCGATCGCCCTGACAATGGGCGACCCGGCCGGTATTGGCCCGGACATCAGCCTGGCCGTGTGGGCGAGGCGCGAGACGCGGCCGACGCCGCCTTTCGTCCTTATTGGCGACCCTGCGGTGCTTTCGGCCCGCGCAAAGGCGCTCGGCCAGGCGGTGCGGATAACGGAAACCGATTGCCTCGGTGCCTGCCCGGCTTTCCTGGACGCCTTGCCGGTATTACCGGTGCGCTGCGCGGCTCCGGTCGTCGCGGGCCGGCCTGATGTGGCCAACGCCTCCGCCGTCATCGCCGCGATCGATACCGCCGTGCGGCTCGCCATGGCCGGCGAAGCAACGGCGGTAGCCACCAACCCGATTGCGAAGGCTGTGCTCTACGAGGCCGGCTTCCGCTTTCCTGGTCACACCGAATACCTCGCGCATCTCGCGGAGAAAGCAACCGGGACCCCCGCCCTGCCGGTGATGATGCTGGCCGGACCGAAGCTGCGCGCCGTTCCCGTGACGATCCATATTCCGCTCAAGGACGTTCCCGGCGCGCTGACGCAGGAACTCATCCACCAGACCTGCGCGACAACCGCTGCCGATCTCAAGAACCGTTTCGGTCTGTCGCGGCCGCGCCTTGCTGTTGCCGGTCTCAACCCGCATGCGGGCGAAGGCGGTGCGCTCGGCCTCGAGGACGATGCACTCATCCGCCCCGTCATTAACCGGCTCCGCGCCGAGGGCTTGGATGTCGTTGGCCCGCTCCCGGCCGATACCATGTTCCACGATCGTGCAAGGGAGACCTACGACGCCGCGATCTGCATGTATCATGATCAGGCACTAATACCGGCAAAGGCGCTCGGCTTCGACGACAGCGTGAATGTCACGCTCGGGCTGCCCTTCATCAGAACGTCGCCGGACCACGGCACCGCTTTCGGCATCGCCGGACAAGGCATCGCGCGCGAAGACAGCCTGCTGGCGGCGCTTCACCTTGCCGCCGAGCTCGCCGCCAACACGGAAGGGACGCATCGCTGA
- the lptG gene encoding LPS export ABC transporter permease LptG, whose product MILNTLGRYFFKRYTITTFWFLVGIFALIFIIDFSELASRMSALPHYTVSGALLMTTFRIPTIMQQTVPFIALFSAMAALISLNRRYELVVTRAAGISVWQFLRPFVLGAFLFGLLAVAVLNPLAAWGTKKAEALEAEWGSSRSAQANSIPWLRQIYDGTDTIIGARSVQNGGTELINVTVIHFDPQGTIIKRQDAKSAKLEDGYWLLNDVTETGGGKLPRRQETAQIPTNLKAEFVQERLAKADSIQFFDLPRKIEVARSFGFSTAGMETQFHSLLSLPLLLVAMTLIAACVSLKFSRFNQSRSVILGGIVSGFVLYVVTVLVKAFGSSGIVPPFVAAWLPVVVAMALGSTILLHQEDG is encoded by the coding sequence ATGATCCTCAACACGCTCGGACGTTATTTTTTCAAGCGCTACACGATCACGACCTTCTGGTTCCTCGTCGGTATTTTCGCGCTGATCTTCATCATCGATTTCAGCGAACTCGCCAGCCGCATGTCGGCGCTGCCGCACTACACAGTGAGCGGCGCGCTGCTGATGACGACGTTTCGTATTCCGACGATCATGCAGCAAACGGTCCCCTTCATCGCGCTCTTTTCGGCGATGGCCGCATTGATCTCGCTGAACCGCCGCTATGAATTGGTCGTCACGCGGGCGGCCGGCATTTCCGTCTGGCAGTTCCTTCGCCCCTTCGTGCTCGGCGCATTTCTTTTCGGACTGCTCGCCGTCGCTGTGCTCAACCCGCTTGCAGCCTGGGGAACGAAGAAGGCCGAGGCGCTCGAAGCCGAGTGGGGCTCGTCCCGTTCGGCCCAGGCGAATTCGATTCCCTGGCTCCGCCAGATCTACGACGGCACCGATACGATCATCGGTGCGCGCTCCGTGCAGAACGGCGGAACGGAGCTGATCAACGTCACCGTCATCCACTTTGATCCACAGGGTACCATCATCAAGAGGCAGGACGCGAAGTCCGCCAAACTCGAAGATGGTTACTGGCTTCTTAACGACGTTACGGAAACCGGCGGCGGCAAGCTGCCTCGTCGTCAGGAAACGGCACAGATCCCCACCAATCTCAAGGCGGAATTCGTTCAGGAGCGTCTGGCAAAGGCTGATTCCATTCAGTTTTTTGACCTTCCGCGGAAAATCGAGGTCGCCCGATCCTTCGGCTTTTCCACGGCCGGCATGGAAACGCAATTCCACTCCCTGCTCTCTCTGCCGTTGCTGCTCGTAGCGATGACTCTGATCGCCGCATGCGTCTCTTTGAAATTTAGCCGGTTCAACCAATCGCGCTCCGTAATTCTCGGTGGAATCGTCTCAGGCTTCGTGCTTTATGTCGTCACCGTGCTTGTAAAAGCATTCGGGAGCAGCGGTATTGTGCCTCCGTTCGTTGCAGCCTGGTTGCCAGTTGTTGTAGCGATGGCGCTGGGCTCAACGATTCTACTGCATCAGGAGGATGGCTAG
- a CDS encoding peptidylprolyl isomerase, translating to MMGGKSILRVMSALVLAGTLNVAVCATAQAASGVKVIVNNVVITSGDIAKRVAFLRLQRQGGGAEEAKRQLIDEVLKRSEIARVQQSVSTQDVDGAFARFAAGNKMSPEQLGKILDQAGVGVDHFKQFIAVQMSWPRVVNFRYGNANRLTGGDLVKRMMEGGGNKPVTTEYFLQQVIFVIPASKRGAITAKRQAEANASRSQFPGCETSKVFAANYRDVSIRSLGRVLAQQLPEDWKPLVEKAGDGMTTGTRVTEKGVEYLAICKKRQVNDDTAAEIVFRAEDLGKKKAGGEDPNSEKYLEELREKAQIINK from the coding sequence ATGATGGGCGGGAAATCGATCTTGAGGGTGATGTCGGCGCTGGTGCTTGCCGGCACGCTGAATGTCGCTGTATGCGCGACGGCGCAGGCCGCGAGCGGTGTCAAGGTAATCGTCAACAATGTCGTTATCACTTCGGGCGACATCGCGAAGCGCGTGGCCTTCCTGCGCCTCCAACGCCAAGGCGGCGGCGCAGAGGAGGCGAAGCGGCAACTTATCGACGAAGTCCTGAAGCGCAGCGAGATCGCACGCGTCCAACAGTCGGTCAGCACCCAGGATGTTGACGGCGCGTTCGCGCGATTTGCCGCTGGCAACAAGATGTCGCCTGAGCAACTCGGCAAGATCCTCGACCAGGCCGGCGTCGGCGTCGATCATTTCAAGCAGTTTATCGCTGTCCAGATGAGTTGGCCTCGCGTCGTCAACTTCCGCTACGGCAACGCCAATCGCCTCACCGGCGGCGACCTTGTGAAGCGCATGATGGAAGGTGGCGGCAACAAGCCCGTAACGACGGAATATTTCCTCCAGCAGGTCATTTTCGTCATCCCGGCATCCAAGCGCGGGGCGATTACGGCAAAACGGCAGGCAGAAGCAAACGCTTCGCGATCGCAGTTCCCGGGCTGCGAGACATCCAAGGTCTTTGCCGCCAATTATCGCGATGTCTCGATTCGCAGCCTTGGCCGCGTGCTTGCGCAGCAATTGCCGGAAGATTGGAAGCCGCTCGTCGAAAAGGCTGGCGACGGCATGACGACCGGCACGCGCGTCACCGAAAAAGGTGTCGAATACCTTGCAATCTGCAAGAAGCGTCAGGTCAACGACGACACAGCCGCCGAAATCGTCTTCCGTGCGGAGGACCTCGGCAAGAAGAAAGCCGGCGGCGAAGACCCGAACAGCGAGAAGTACCTCGAAGAGTTGCGCGAAAAGGCGCAGATCATCAACAAGTAA
- the gmk gene encoding guanylate kinase has translation MKPATASPIKIPRRGLMLVISSPSGAGKSTIARNLLEADPELSISVSVTTRSRRPSEIEGRHYFFKSIREFEALRATDSLLEWAEVHGNFYGTPRDAVETAMAEGRDMLFDIDWQGAQQLQEKMGGDVVSIFILPPSMAELQSRLHRRAEDSEEVIATRLANSRAEIEHWREYDYIVVNDDLDRAFSAVRAIVDAERLRRDRRPGLFEFVNGLLTENPF, from the coding sequence ATGAAACCGGCGACCGCTTCGCCCATCAAGATCCCCCGCCGTGGGTTGATGCTCGTGATTTCGTCGCCGTCGGGCGCGGGGAAGTCGACGATCGCCCGCAACCTTCTCGAGGCCGATCCGGAACTCAGCATCTCGGTGAGCGTGACGACGCGCTCGCGGCGGCCGAGCGAAATCGAGGGACGGCATTATTTTTTCAAGTCGATCCGCGAATTCGAGGCGCTGCGAGCGACGGACTCGCTCCTCGAATGGGCGGAGGTGCACGGTAACTTCTATGGAACCCCGCGTGATGCCGTCGAGACGGCGATGGCCGAAGGTCGCGACATGCTCTTCGACATCGATTGGCAGGGCGCCCAGCAATTGCAGGAAAAAATGGGCGGTGATGTCGTCTCGATCTTCATTCTGCCGCCATCCATGGCCGAGTTGCAGTCACGGCTGCATCGGCGCGCCGAGGACAGCGAGGAAGTGATTGCGACTAGGCTCGCCAATTCACGCGCGGAGATCGAACATTGGCGTGAATACGACTATATCGTCGTCAACGACGATCTCGATCGGGCGTTCTCTGCGGTCCGTGCAATCGTGGACGCCGAACGCCTGCGCCGTGACCGCCGTCCCGGCCTGTTCGAGTTCGTCAACGGCCTGCTGACGGAAAACCCCTTTTAA
- the mltG gene encoding endolytic transglycosylase MltG, whose amino-acid sequence MSDSSDNSAAQFGRNETGSNGPIIPKSASEALRPEKVPQPPKRSRKARSQVVIFLNFVMTVIVFVALAAAGAVYYAMHEYEKPGPLEANKNFIVRNGAGISEIASGLERNNIITDGRVFRFVSEAYLDNETLKAGEYEIKAGSSMQEIMQLLKSGKSILYAVSLPEGLTVKQMFNKLANDPVLVGDLPQDVPSEGTLKPDTYKFTRGTKRAEIVQQMIAAQKALVDQIWEMRDPDLPVSTVEEFVTLASIVEKETGRADERPRVASVFINRLEKGMRLQSDPTIIYGIFGGEGKPADRAILKSDLDKETPYNTYLIKGLPPTPIANPGRAALEAVANPSRTPELYFVADGTGGHVFAATLDEHNANVRRWRKLEAEKAAEAAKAAEAAKTAEPTVTPAEVQ is encoded by the coding sequence GTGAGCGACTCAAGCGACAACAGCGCGGCACAGTTCGGCCGCAATGAAACCGGGAGCAACGGGCCGATCATCCCGAAATCGGCAAGCGAGGCCCTGCGCCCCGAAAAGGTTCCGCAACCGCCCAAGCGTTCGCGCAAGGCGCGCAGCCAGGTCGTGATCTTTCTCAATTTCGTGATGACAGTCATCGTCTTCGTGGCGCTCGCAGCCGCCGGCGCGGTCTACTATGCGATGCACGAATACGAAAAGCCCGGCCCCCTGGAAGCCAACAAGAATTTCATTGTTCGCAATGGCGCGGGCATCAGCGAAATTGCGAGCGGCCTTGAGCGCAACAACATCATCACCGACGGCCGCGTGTTCCGTTTCGTGTCTGAAGCCTATCTCGACAACGAAACGCTGAAGGCGGGTGAATACGAGATCAAGGCCGGATCGTCGATGCAGGAAATCATGCAACTGCTGAAGTCCGGCAAGTCGATCCTGTACGCCGTTTCGCTTCCGGAGGGACTGACGGTCAAGCAGATGTTCAACAAGCTCGCCAACGATCCGGTGCTGGTCGGCGACTTGCCACAGGATGTGCCGTCGGAGGGCACGCTCAAGCCGGACACCTACAAATTCACCCGCGGCACCAAGCGTGCCGAGATCGTTCAGCAGATGATCGCAGCACAGAAGGCTTTGGTCGATCAGATCTGGGAAATGCGCGACCCCGACCTTCCGGTCTCGACCGTCGAGGAGTTCGTGACGCTCGCCTCGATCGTCGAAAAGGAAACCGGCCGCGCGGACGAGCGGCCGCGCGTGGCATCGGTCTTTATCAATCGCCTCGAAAAGGGCATGCGGCTGCAATCCGACCCGACCATCATCTATGGCATCTTCGGTGGAGAGGGGAAGCCGGCGGACCGGGCAATTCTGAAGTCGGACCTTGATAAGGAAACGCCTTACAACACCTATCTTATCAAGGGCTTGCCGCCGACCCCGATCGCCAATCCAGGCCGCGCGGCACTTGAAGCCGTCGCCAATCCTTCGCGCACGCCGGAGCTTTATTTCGTGGCGGACGGAACGGGCGGCCATGTCTTTGCCGCGACGCTGGACGAACACAACGCAAACGTCAGGCGGTGGAGAAAGCTTGAAGCCGAAAAGGCGGCGGAGGCTGCCAAGGCCGCAGAGGCGGCCAAAACCGCCGAGCCGACGGTGACACCGGCCGAGGTGCAGTAA